A stretch of Astyanax mexicanus isolate ESR-SI-001 chromosome 21, AstMex3_surface, whole genome shotgun sequence DNA encodes these proteins:
- the pmm2 gene encoding phosphomannomutase 2, whose product MSPPQTDTSTLCLFDVDGTLTAARQKVTPQMQQFLTKLRQRVRVGVVGGSDLSKIKEQLGEDVIQQADYVFAENGLVAYRFGELHSVQSIQAYLGEEILQDFINFCLNYMAKIKLPKKRGTFIEFRNGMLNVSPIGRSCSQQERIEFFELDKKEKIREKFVAVLQEEFAGKGLAFSIGGQISFDVFPEGWDKRYCLGIVEKDSYQTIHFFGDKTKPGGNDYEIYADPRTIGHEVTSPEDTQRICEELFFS is encoded by the exons ATGAGCCCCCCGCAAACAGACACCTCCACCCTCTGTCTGTTCGACGTGGACGGGACCCTGACAGCAGCTCGGCAG AAAGTGACTCCACAGATGCAGCAGTTCTTAACCAAACTGAGACAGAGAGTACGAGTCGGGGTGGTCGGAGGCTCAGACTTGAGCAAGATCAAAGAACAGCTGGGTGAAGACG TAATCCAGCAGGCGGATTACGTTTTTGCTGAGAACGGGTTGGTCGCCTACAGATTTGGGGAACTCCATTCTGTACAG AGTATTCAGGCATATCTGGGAGAGGAGATTTTACAGGACTTCATCAACTTCTGCTTAAATTACATGGCAAAGATTAAACTGCCCAAAAAAAG GGGAACATTTATTGAGTTTCGGAATGGAATGCTGAACGTTTCTCCCATTGGTCGAAGCTGCAGTCAGCAGGAGAGAATCGAGTTCTTTGAACTTgataag AAAGAAAAGATCCGGGAGAAGTTTGTGGCCGTTCTACAGGAAGAATTTGCTGGGAAGGGTCTTGCCTTTTCTATTG GAGGGCAGATCAGCTTCGACGTGTTTCCGGAAGGCTGGGATAAGCGCTATTGTTTGGGAATTGTGGAGAAGGACTCGTATCAAACCATTCATTTCTTTGGGGACAAAACTAAACCA GGAGGAAACGACTATGAGATTTACGCGGACCCCCGAACGATCGGCCATGAAGTCACGTCCCCTGAAGACACACAGCGGATCTGTGAGGAACTCTTCTTCAGCTGA